ATCTGTTCGAGCGATAATTACGGTGGACACTTCCATTACATCGGCAGCTAATCGTGCTGCTATTAAATTTTTGACTGCTGTTTGAGTAGGTAATAGCACTTTCCCTCCTAAGTGGCCACATTTCTTTTCTGATGACAATTGATCCTCTAAATGAACACCGGCTGCACCAGCTTCAATCATAGCTTTTGTTAATTCAAACACATTTAACTGTCCACCAAACCCTGCTTCCATGTCAGCAACAATTGGCGCAAACCAATACGTATCTCCTTCACCTTCCGCTTGTTGAATTTGGTCTGCTCGTTGAAATGTTTGATTAATTCTTCTTACAACTTGGGGTACACTGTTTGCCGGATATAAACTTTGGTCAGGATACATCTGGCCAGCTAAGTTCGCATCCGCTGCTACTTGCCAACCACTTAAATAAATGGCCTTTAATCCCGCTTTCACTTGTTGCATGGCTTGATTGCCGGTTAATGCTCCTAAAGCTGCGACATAGTCATCATCTTGCATTAAATTCCAAAGCCTTTCTGCCCCCATTTTTGCTAACGTTTGTTCAATAACAATTGATCCTCTTAATTTAACAACTTCATCTGCTTGATATGGTCTTTTCACACCATCCCACCTGTCATTCTCCCAAGATTGTTCAACTTCTCTCGCTTGCTCTTTTCTTGTTAACATAAAACACCCTCCTTGTTAAAATACAATTCATATATTTTTTATTTGTTGTATAACAGAATCGCCAAAAAAATTAATCAAGAAATGCACAGCATTCTAGTACAGCTTTCTCATCGTCATGGTCCAAACCACACGATCTACAAACATAACCTAACTCTTTTTCTTCTGGCAGACGAAAAACAACGACATTATTTGCTTCCTTCTTATTTGTTTGAAATCCTCCATATCCATCAGTACTCAATTGGAAAATTTGATTACCAAATACGAACATCGTCTCATTGAAATCTTCAACAGATTTCCCGAAATGAAGTTGTTGTTCCACCCAGCGATCAATCATTTTTTCAGCACTTCTCATTTGCTTTAATTCCATCGATTTCATCCTTTCATTTTTATTGATAAACTTGCTTCCCTAATGATTCCTTATATTCTTTCCTTTTTCGATGAAGAATCGGTTCAGTGTAACCATTCGGTTGGTTTTCGCCCTCAAGAACTAACTGTAAAGCGGCATGAAAAGCAACAGATTTATCGTAGTCATCTGACATTGGCGTATAGGCAGGATCTTCCGCATTTTGCTCATCAACAACACACGCCATCTTTTTCATTGTTTCAATGACTTCATCCACTGTACAAATACCGTGATAAAGCCAATTTGACATATGTTGACTCGATATTCGAAGTGTGGCCCTATCTTCCATAAGTCCGACGTGATGAATATCAGGTACCTTCGAACAACCAACACCGTGTTCAACCCAACGAACAACATAACCTAGAATACTTTGTGCATTATTTTCTAGCTCTTCTTGAATCTCTATCTTTGACCAGTTAACTTTATGTTGTATAGGGACGCGCAATAGATTTCCTGTTAAGTTTGTAAATCCTTTCCTCAAGTTTTCTTGAATCGAATCTACTTTTATTTTGTGATAATGCAGTGCGTGCAGTGTTGCTGCAGTCGGCGACGGCACCCAAGACGTATTCCCTCCTGCAATTAAATGTTCCTCTTTCTGTTCAACCATCGCTTGCATTTCATCTGGCATTGGCCACATGCCTTTTCCAATTTGTCCTTGTTTATCTAAACGAACTGATAATCCGACTTGTACGTTAGATTTCTCATATGCATGAAGCCATGTCGCTTTTTTCATATCCTTTTTACGAATCATCGGACCTGCGTAAAACGAGCTATGAATTTCATCTCCCGTGCGATCTAAAAAACCTGTATTAATAAAGAAAATCCTGTCTTGCACTTCACGAATACATTGTTTTAAGTTAAGGGATGTTCGTCGTTCTTCATCCATCACCCCGATTTTCAATGTGTGTCGCTGTACCTGTAATAAATCCTCAACTTTATTAAATAACTTGTTAGCAAACGCGACCTCTTCTGAGCCGTGCATTTTCGGCTTAACGATGTAGACAGAACCTTGTCTTGAGTTTTTGTAAAGACTGTTTCCTGTCAAATCGTGCATTGCAATGACACCAGTGACAATAGTATCGATGATTCCTTCTGGTACAGGAGATCCATTTTCATCTAAAACCATTTCTGTCTTCATTAAATGCCCAACATTTCTTACAAGCATTAAGGAGCGCCCCGGTAAAGTAAGAAGATCCCCTTCCTTTGAAATAAATTCTTTATTATCGTTTAACGTTCTTGTGATTTTTTCCTTGCCTTTATGCAATGAAGCAGACAACGTCCCTTTCATAAGCCCTAGCAAATTTCGATACACATGCACTTTATCTTCCGTATCTACCGCCGCAACAGAGTCTTCAAAGTCCATAATAGTCGTTAATGCTGCTTCAACAACAACGTCCTTTACCCCAGCACCATCAGCTGCTCCTACTGGATTGTGGCGATCAATTTGAATCTCAATGTGTAAGCCGTGGTTACTAAACAAAATGTTGGTTGGCTCTACCATTATTCCTCGATAACCTTTGAATTGTTGTCGGTCGCGTAAAACATCTTTTCTACCATTTCGTAACATCACTTTTAAGTCTTCGCCTTCAATGACATATTTCAATACGTGCTTATGACTAGAAGATTTTAAAGGCACAAATTCATCTAAATATTCTTTCGCCTTTGTTACAACCTTTTCTCCACGAATCGGATTATATTTATCAGAAGTGCGAATTGCACCATCATCTTCATCTATGACATCTGTTCCATAAAGAGCATCATATAAGCTCCCCCACCTAGCATTTGCTGCATTGAGTGCATATCTTGCATTGTTTACTGGAACAACCAGTTGTGGCCCAGCTTGCACCTTCAACTCGTCATCGATGCCATCTGTTTGAATCTCAAAGTCATCTACTTTCTCCTCTAAATAACCAATTTCCTCAAGATAACGTTGGTATTCTACTAACTCTTCTGTTCCTTCTCTTTCTTTGTTCCACTTGTTTAACTTAGACTGTAACAGTTCCCTCTTTTCAAGTAGCCGTTCATTTTCAGGAGCAAAATCAAATATGAGCTGCTGTACTCCTTCCCAAAAAGCATTTGGGCTAACATTCGTGCCCGGGAGAACTTCTTTTTCAATAAAATCACAAAATACGTGATCGACTTTTAGCCTCCCAATTTTTACAAATCCCATCATACAAACTCCTTTCGAAAAACCTTTGTTTTATAACAGTGTTTCTTTATCTCGTTTTATTATATAACAACAAATGGATAATGCAACCACTTTAATAAAAAATTCTGAAAAATTATTTTTGTACCAGGGACTTGTCGAAAAATCTTCCATTAGAAAAGAGGTTGACTTATCAGTGCCTAGCACTCATGAATCAACCTCTTTTACTTATTAAGAATCTGTTTTAGTTCGTCTTTATTGATGAGTAAGTCTTTCAATGTATAAGAATCAAGTACGCTTAAATAAGCGTTTAGTGCTTCATTTAAGACTCCTTTTAAGTTACAAGCAGGACTAATTCTACAAGTATTTTTCTCAGGGTCAAAACACTCGACAAGGTTGATCGGACGCTCAGTATGCCGAACAACTTCACCTAAATTAATTTCAGCAGGAGCTACAGCCAACCTAATACCACCATTACGCCCTCTGACAGTTTCTATAAGACCTAGTTTCCCGAGCTCATAAACAACTTTGCTTAAGTGATTGTTAGATATGTTATAGAAGTTTGCAATTTCTTTAATATTTGATCGCTGGTCCTCAGGCTGAATCCCTAAATATATAAGAACCCGCAACGTATAATCTGTATAAATCGTTAACTGCATGATCATCACCTTCCTTCATTTTTAAAAAACGAAAGTGAAATATTTCTTACACTATAACATAAAAATATACGAACTTGCCTCACTGCGCCCTCAATAATAAATGTGAACATTTTGTAAACATGTATTTAAAATATTGCTTTTCTCACGAGAGCACCCCTATAATTAAACATATATTTTAAATACATCTTTTACATAGTGTAAATAGTTTTAAAGGAGAGGGATATAAATGACAACGAGTACGGCACAGTTAGATCAACAAACGATCGATATTGTAAAATCAACGGTCCCAGTTTTAGCAGAACACGGTGAGGCAATTACGAAACGTTTTTATGAAATGATGTTTGCAAATCATCCTGAACTACTAAATATTTTTAACCATGCGAATCAAAAACAAGGAAAACAGCCGAAAGCATTGGCAAATACGGTTTATGCCGCAGCACAATATATCGATAATTTAGAAGCGATTTTACCTGTTGTAAAACAAATCGCTCATAAACACCGAAGCTTAGAAATCAAGGCAGAGCATTACCCAATTGTTGGCGAGCATTTACTTCTTGCAATTAAGGATGTACTAGGGGAAGCTGCAACGGATGATATTATTGAAGCTTGGGGAAAAGCATACGGCGTCATCGCTGATGTCTTCATTCAAGTCGAACGCGAAATGTATGAAGAAACAGCTGCAAAAAAAGGTGGCTGGAATGACTTTAGAGAGTTTGTCGTCGTGGAAAAAGTTCCAGAAAGTGATGTCATTACATCTTTCTATTTAAAAGCAAAAGATGGAGAGCCCATTTCTGACTTCACACCAGGACAATACATCAGTGTAAGAGCTCATATAGAGGGGGAACAATATACACACATCCGCCAATATAGCTTGTCTGACTCTCCTAGCAAAAACTACTACCGTATTAGTGTAAAACGTGAAGAGAATGAGCAGGTTCCTGATGGCGTTGTATCAAATTATCTACATGATCACGTAAAAGAAGGAGATGTTCTCGAAGTAACCGCTCCTGCAGGGGATTTCGTGTTAAATATGGATCAATCTGAACCTGTCACCTTAATTAGCGGAGGTGTGGGCTTAACTCCAATGATCAGTATGCTGAACACCATCGTCGAAAAACAGCCCGAACGTAAAGTTACATTTATACATGCTGCGATTAACAGCAAGACGCACGCAATGCATGATCATGTTAAAGAAATATCTAGCAAAAATGACCATGTCGACTATTACGTTTGTTACGAAAAACCAACAGAAGAAGACCACTCTGAAAAACGATTTAATAAAGAAGGATATGTAGATGTCGACTGGCTGCAATCCATTGTTGGTGAAAATAAAGGTGACTTTTACTTCTGCGGACCTGTGCCATTTATGAAAGTAGTCAACAGCGCATTAAAAGAAATGGACGTTCCTGAAGCAAAAATCCATTTTGAATTTTTTGGACCTGCAGATGAGTTAAACTAAACATTTAAAAACGAGGTGAGAACATTCCCACCTCGTTTTTTTACACATTAAGAAGTTGTAAAAATTTAGCAATTATGTATCTCGACCTCATCAAACAGCATATCAATTGGTATGCTGTTTGATGTGATCTATCAATATTTTTCAATAAATTGGAAGCTAAATAGCAGAACTAAAATTAATAGGGTCAATGGTTATTGTCACTGTGCGAATTGGAGTGCAATTTATTATATTAAATTGACCCAAAATTCAAAGGGAACACTGTTATATCAATAAAAAACAGAGTGCTAAAACCCTTGCGATTTAGCACTCTGTTTTGCTTGTTATTTCGTATTTTCTCCACTATAACGGAACTACTTAGGCATAGCCGAGTTTTCTTTATAATATTTTTTCTAAAAAGTCTTTTGCACGATCTGTCTTCGGTTCACTGAAAAACTGTTGGGGGGTTGCTTCTTCAACAAGTCGCCCTTCATCTAAAAAGAGGAGTCTGTCAGCAACTTCACGGGCAAATCCCATTTCATGTGTCACAATAATCATCGTCATCCCCGAGTGAGCTAATGACTTCATAACATCCAATACTTCTTTAACCATCTCAGGGTCTAAAGCAGATGTTGGTTCGTCGAAGAGCATTGCTTTTGGTTCCATCGCTAATGCACGAGCAATCGCTACACGCTGCTTTTGCCCCCCTGAAAGGCGGCTTGGATATTCACAAGCCTTATTTTCAAGGCCTACCTTCTGTAACAACTGAAGTG
The Bacillus shivajii DNA segment above includes these coding regions:
- the aceA gene encoding isocitrate lyase, giving the protein MLTRKEQAREVEQSWENDRWDGVKRPYQADEVVKLRGSIVIEQTLAKMGAERLWNLMQDDDYVAALGALTGNQAMQQVKAGLKAIYLSGWQVAADANLAGQMYPDQSLYPANSVPQVVRRINQTFQRADQIQQAEGEGDTYWFAPIVADMEAGFGGQLNVFELTKAMIEAGAAGVHLEDQLSSEKKCGHLGGKVLLPTQTAVKNLIAARLAADVMEVSTVIIARTDANAANLITSDVDPYDHEFLTGERTAEGFYRTKAGLDQAIARGLAYAPYADLIWCETSEPDLDEARRFANAIHEKYPGKLLAYNCSPSFNWKKKLDDTTIEQFQKELGEMGYKLQFVTLAGFHALNHSMFELAYDYKERGMAAYSELQQAEFASEEAGYTATRHQREVGTGYFDEVSQAITGGASSTLALKNSTEEEQFEGVK
- a CDS encoding malate synthase G; amino-acid sequence: MMGFVKIGRLKVDHVFCDFIEKEVLPGTNVSPNAFWEGVQQLIFDFAPENERLLEKRELLQSKLNKWNKEREGTEELVEYQRYLEEIGYLEEKVDDFEIQTDGIDDELKVQAGPQLVVPVNNARYALNAANARWGSLYDALYGTDVIDEDDGAIRTSDKYNPIRGEKVVTKAKEYLDEFVPLKSSSHKHVLKYVIEGEDLKVMLRNGRKDVLRDRQQFKGYRGIMVEPTNILFSNHGLHIEIQIDRHNPVGAADGAGVKDVVVEAALTTIMDFEDSVAAVDTEDKVHVYRNLLGLMKGTLSASLHKGKEKITRTLNDNKEFISKEGDLLTLPGRSLMLVRNVGHLMKTEMVLDENGSPVPEGIIDTIVTGVIAMHDLTGNSLYKNSRQGSVYIVKPKMHGSEEVAFANKLFNKVEDLLQVQRHTLKIGVMDEERRTSLNLKQCIREVQDRIFFINTGFLDRTGDEIHSSFYAGPMIRKKDMKKATWLHAYEKSNVQVGLSVRLDKQGQIGKGMWPMPDEMQAMVEQKEEHLIAGGNTSWVPSPTAATLHALHYHKIKVDSIQENLRKGFTNLTGNLLRVPIQHKVNWSKIEIQEELENNAQSILGYVVRWVEHGVGCSKVPDIHHVGLMEDRATLRISSQHMSNWLYHGICTVDEVIETMKKMACVVDEQNAEDPAYTPMSDDYDKSVAFHAALQLVLEGENQPNGYTEPILHRKRKEYKESLGKQVYQ
- a CDS encoding Rrf2 family transcriptional regulator; this translates as MQLTIYTDYTLRVLIYLGIQPEDQRSNIKEIANFYNISNNHLSKVVYELGKLGLIETVRGRNGGIRLAVAPAEINLGEVVRHTERPINLVECFDPEKNTCRISPACNLKGVLNEALNAYLSVLDSYTLKDLLINKDELKQILNK
- the hmpA gene encoding NO-inducible flavohemoprotein; this encodes MTTSTAQLDQQTIDIVKSTVPVLAEHGEAITKRFYEMMFANHPELLNIFNHANQKQGKQPKALANTVYAAAQYIDNLEAILPVVKQIAHKHRSLEIKAEHYPIVGEHLLLAIKDVLGEAATDDIIEAWGKAYGVIADVFIQVEREMYEETAAKKGGWNDFREFVVVEKVPESDVITSFYLKAKDGEPISDFTPGQYISVRAHIEGEQYTHIRQYSLSDSPSKNYYRISVKREENEQVPDGVVSNYLHDHVKEGDVLEVTAPAGDFVLNMDQSEPVTLISGGVGLTPMISMLNTIVEKQPERKVTFIHAAINSKTHAMHDHVKEISSKNDHVDYYVCYEKPTEEDHSEKRFNKEGYVDVDWLQSIVGENKGDFYFCGPVPFMKVVNSALKEMDVPEAKIHFEFFGPADELN
- a CDS encoding amino acid ABC transporter ATP-binding protein, with amino-acid sequence MIKVENLCKSFGNTEVLKDLSTTVHDGEVVTIVGPSGSGKSTFLRCLNLLEEPTKGHIWISDKELTNPKTDMMKIREEIGMVFQHFYLFPHMSVLDNLTYAPMKVRGKSKKEAEEKALQLLQKVGLENKACEYPSRLSGGQKQRVAIARALAMEPKAMLFDEPTSALDPEMVKEVLDVMKSLAHSGMTMIIVTHEMGFAREVADRLLFLDEGRLVEEATPQQFFSEPKTDRAKDFLEKIL